The DNA region CCCGATGTCGTGGTGGTCCTGACCGACGGCCAGACGCCCTGGCCGAGCGCGCAGCCGGCGTGCCGGACGGTGGTGGGTCTGTTTCCCCGGTCGTGGGACGAGGACGATCCCTACTACGTCCCGGGCTCCCCGCCCGAGTGGGCGCGAACGGTGGTCATCGGTACGGCCACCGCTGCGCGGTAGGGCTCTCCGGGATCGCCGCCGAGCCCTCCGTCCGCCCCGGCACCCACCCCGGGTACATTCCGCTTGTTCGAATCGAGCCCCAGGGTCTTTCGTTTGGGTCAGGCCGGATCAGGGGCTGCACGTGGGAGGGGCGTCATGAGTGGTGCGGGACCGGCGGAGCGTACGTGGAAGCCGAGCAACGAAGAGGGCGGGGCGCTCGCGGGCCGGTGGTGGCAGTGGGCCCTGTCCGCGCCCGACGACCGGAGCCCGGTCAGGGACACCACGGGTGAGCACGCCGCCTGGAACCAGCCGGACGACCTCTGGTTCCTGGCCGGCACGTACGGCGGGCGGGTGGTGCGGCGCTGTGCGATCCCCTCGGACCGACCGGTCTTCTTCCCCGTCCTCAACATGCAGCACCCCCGGTCGTACTCAAGGGTGCCCCAGCGCATGACGGCCGCGGAGGCCACGGCCTCGCTCAACAGCGTCCCGCTGCCGTTGCAGGAGTTCACCGCGCCGTTCAGGACCGGGCTGACCCAGCGCTACGCCTGGGGCATCTGGGGCGGCTTCGCACCGCTGACTCCCGGCCAGTACGTGCTGGAGATCAAGGCCGCGGCCACGAACGGTTTCTGGGTCGACACGACCTACCACCTGGAGTCGAAGGCCCTCTGATCCACCGGCCGTCGTGCCGGGCGGCGGTCCTCCCATGACCGCTGCCCGGTCTGCGGCCGAATTCCTGGCGGCCAACGACACAACAGCCAGGGCGTTTCCGGGCCTGATCCGCCGGACAGACCACGCCCATGACAGGTGCATGGCATCATGCTGAGCGATCCCGCGAGGGCACGAGAAGCACGATCAGCTCAACTCCCTGTCATTTACCGGAGGTTGCTCATGCGTCGCCGATTCACCGTCCCGCTCGCCGCAGTCGCTCTGTCGCTCCCGATCGCCCTGCTCCCTGTCGCGTCCGCTTCGGCCGCCCCCGCCGACAAGCCCCAGGTCCTCAGCTCCTGGACCCAGACGAGCCTGTCCAGCTACAACGCCTGGAACTCCGCCCGCAACAACCAGGGCGCCTGGGCCGCGTACGGCTTCGACTGGTCGACGGACTACTGCAGCAGCTCGCCCGACAACCCGTTCGGCTTCCCCTTCGAAAAGGCCTGCGCCCGCCACGACTTCGGCTACCGCAACTACAAGGCCGCCGGCAGCTTCTCCGCCAACAAGTCGCGCATCGACTCCGCGTTCTACGCGGACCTCAAGCGCGTGTGCGCCGCCTACTCCGGAGCGAAGCTCACCGCGTGCAACAGCACCGCATGGACGTACTACCACGCCGTGGACATCTTCGGCGTGGCACCGGCGAAGGCGAGCTCCGACGGACTTGCCCGAGCCGCCTGACCATCGCCAACAGCGACCGGATCGCCGCGGGCGGTCCCACGACCGCCCGCGACGGCCGAGTCCGACACCTCCCGCGCCATCCGCCGGCCTCGCATGGGTTTCCAACACCCCAACCTGGTAAGAGCTCTGATGAGCCATCATCGAATCGGGTGGAAAAGTCGGGCACGTGGTGCCTGCACCATACGGAGGAGGCGCCAAGTGCGTAGTCGGGTGCGCGCGGCGGACGGGCGGCATCTGGTGGTGGAGCGTCTCGGGGATCCCCGCGGCAGACCGGTCTTCCTGCTGCACGGGATGCCCGGCAGCAGGCTCGGTCCGGCTCCGCGCGGCATGGTGCTGTACCAGCGCAAGACCCAGCTGA from Streptomyces sp. NBC_01591 includes:
- a CDS encoding phospholipase, giving the protein MRRRFTVPLAAVALSLPIALLPVASASAAPADKPQVLSSWTQTSLSSYNAWNSARNNQGAWAAYGFDWSTDYCSSSPDNPFGFPFEKACARHDFGYRNYKAAGSFSANKSRIDSAFYADLKRVCAAYSGAKLTACNSTAWTYYHAVDIFGVAPAKASSDGLARAA